In the genome of Candidatus Omnitrophota bacterium, one region contains:
- a CDS encoding ABC transporter ATP-binding protein, with protein sequence MDKILLMGYGLHKAYKNGSKEVRAVNGIDLSVKNGKSIAIIGPSGAGKSTLLHILGGLDRPTSGKVTMDGIDIYRLSDRERSRIRNKRVGFVFQFYHLLPEFTALENVMMPALIKLSAFSFQLSAIKERASEVLKSVGLERRANHRPGELSGGESQRVAIARALINEPEILLCDEPTGNLDSKTSESIYELLFDLKSRSKMALAIVTHDEKISRRTDEGIMMRDGKII encoded by the coding sequence ATGGATAAGATATTATTAATGGGATATGGCCTGCATAAGGCGTATAAGAACGGCTCAAAAGAAGTCCGGGCTGTGAACGGGATAGACCTGAGCGTAAAGAACGGCAAATCAATAGCTATCATAGGACCGTCCGGCGCGGGGAAGTCGACGCTTCTGCATATACTTGGAGGTCTGGATAGGCCTACATCAGGGAAAGTCACCATGGACGGCATTGATATCTACAGACTTTCCGATAGAGAAAGGTCCCGAATCAGGAATAAGAGGGTGGGATTCGTTTTTCAATTCTACCATCTCTTACCTGAGTTCACTGCGTTGGAGAACGTTATGATGCCGGCGCTGATAAAGCTGTCGGCATTCAGCTTTCAGCTATCAGCTATCAAAGAGAGGGCGAGCGAAGTTTTAAAATCGGTAGGGTTGGAACGTAGGGCGAACCACAGGCCCGGCGAATTATCGGGCGGTGAATCCCAGCGCGTCGCGATTGCGAGAGCCCTTATCAACGAACCTGAAATTCTATTATGCGACGAACCGACCGGCAATCTCGATTCAAAGACCAGTGAGTCGATATATGAGCTCCTGTTTGACCTGAAATCGCGGTCGAAGATGGCCCTTGCCATCGTGACCCACGACGAGAAAATATCCCGCCGGACCGACGAAGGCATCATGATGAGAGACGGAAAAATTATTTAA
- a CDS encoding lipoprotein-releasing ABC transporter permease subunit, which yields MRITMVWQLFVALRYLTAKPKEKFISLVSLISILGVAIGVAALIIVISVMSGFDEDLKEKIIGTYSHIEILSEYGVKPSAELTDAINSAKHVEASAYFLNSQALVRSGDNIMGVVAKGIVSEDEVKVKKIGGYIKSGSLDLNGDSVVLGSELANKLNVKIGDTVSLVSPTNANLENKFFLNPSNYAKGKSFKVTGIFTSGMYEYDMNLVYVNITAAQELLGVKDMASGIAVRSDDPLAVEDLKRELQAKLGVPYVVRTWMDSNRNFLEAIKLEKTVMFIILTLIVTVACFNIASALIMTVLEKTKDIGILKSIGATRSDMMTIFSIQGGIIGLLGTLSGALLGVGVCWCLKTYKFITLPKDIYYIDKLPVKLDLQDISVIICSSILLSLIAAIYPAFKASRLDPIEVLRYE from the coding sequence TTGAGAATAACAATGGTCTGGCAGTTATTCGTAGCTCTGCGATATCTCACTGCAAAACCTAAAGAGAAGTTCATTTCTCTGGTAAGCCTCATCTCGATACTTGGGGTGGCGATAGGCGTAGCCGCGCTCATCATAGTTATATCCGTCATGAGCGGGTTCGATGAAGACCTGAAAGAGAAGATAATAGGCACATATTCCCACATAGAGATACTCTCCGAATACGGCGTGAAGCCCTCCGCAGAACTTACCGATGCGATAAATAGCGCAAAACACGTAGAGGCATCGGCCTATTTCCTGAACAGCCAGGCCCTCGTGCGCAGCGGCGACAATATCATGGGCGTTGTGGCCAAAGGCATCGTGAGCGAAGACGAAGTGAAGGTAAAGAAGATAGGCGGGTACATAAAATCCGGATCTCTGGACCTTAACGGCGATTCGGTGGTGCTGGGAAGCGAGCTTGCGAACAAACTGAACGTAAAGATCGGCGACACAGTCTCCCTGGTCTCGCCAACGAACGCGAACCTTGAAAATAAATTTTTCCTTAACCCGTCGAACTATGCCAAAGGCAAATCCTTCAAGGTAACCGGTATATTCACTTCCGGCATGTACGAATACGACATGAATCTAGTTTATGTGAACATAACCGCGGCGCAGGAGCTGTTGGGCGTCAAGGATATGGCGAGCGGTATAGCGGTAAGGTCTGACGACCCTCTGGCGGTGGAAGATTTGAAGAGAGAGCTTCAGGCCAAGTTAGGCGTTCCTTATGTGGTAAGGACGTGGATGGACTCTAACAGGAATTTTCTTGAGGCGATAAAGCTGGAGAAGACCGTGATGTTCATAATATTGACGCTTATTGTGACGGTAGCCTGCTTTAATATTGCCAGCGCCCTCATCATGACCGTTCTGGAAAAGACGAAAGATATAGGCATACTGAAATCGATAGGCGCTACAAGGTCGGATATGATGACCATATTCTCTATCCAGGGCGGGATCATAGGGTTGCTGGGTACGTTGTCCGGAGCCTTGCTGGGGGTCGGCGTCTGCTGGTGTCTTAAGACATATAAATTCATAACATTGCCTAAAGATATTTATTATATTGATAAGTTACCCGTTAAGCTGGATCTCCAGGATATATCTGTAATAATATGCTCGAGTATTTTACTTAGCCTTATTGCCGCGATATATCCCGCTTTCAAGGCGTCGCGGCTCGATCCGATAGAGGTGTTGAGATACGAATAG